A section of the Citrobacter farmeri genome encodes:
- the trpB gene encoding tryptophan synthase subunit beta produces MTTLLNPYFGEFGGMYVPQILMPALRQLEDAFVSAQKDPEFQAQFTDLLKNYAGRPTALTKCQNITAGTRTTLYLKREDLLHGGAHKTNQVLGQALLAKRMGKTEIIAETGAGQHGVASALASALLGLKCRIYMGAKDVERQSPNVFRMRLMGAEVIPVHSGSATLKDACNEALRDWSGSYETAHYMLGTAAGPHPFPTIVREFQRMIGEETKVQILEKEGRLPDAVIACVGGGSNAIGMFADFINEPDVGLIGVEPGGHGIETGEHGAPLKHGRVGIYFGMKAPMMQTEEGQIEESYSISAGLDFPSVGPQHAYLNSIGRADYVSITDDEALDAFKTLCLHEGIIPALESSHALAHALKMMREDPEKEQLLVVNLSGRGDKDIFTVHDILKARGEI; encoded by the coding sequence ATGACAACATTACTCAATCCCTATTTTGGTGAATTCGGTGGCATGTATGTGCCGCAGATTCTGATGCCTGCTCTGCGTCAACTGGAAGACGCGTTCGTCAGTGCGCAAAAAGATCCCGAGTTTCAGGCCCAGTTCACCGACCTGCTGAAGAACTACGCGGGGCGTCCCACCGCGTTGACCAAATGTCAGAACATTACGGCCGGAACCCGCACCACGCTTTACCTGAAGCGTGAAGATCTGCTGCACGGCGGCGCACATAAAACCAACCAGGTGTTAGGTCAGGCGTTGCTGGCAAAACGCATGGGTAAAACTGAGATTATTGCCGAAACGGGTGCAGGACAGCACGGAGTGGCTTCGGCGCTCGCCAGCGCCCTGCTCGGCCTGAAATGCCGTATCTACATGGGAGCGAAAGACGTCGAGCGACAGTCGCCAAACGTCTTCCGTATGCGCCTGATGGGTGCCGAAGTGATTCCGGTACATAGCGGCTCGGCCACGCTAAAAGATGCCTGTAACGAAGCGCTACGCGACTGGTCCGGCAGTTATGAAACCGCGCACTATATGCTGGGTACCGCGGCAGGTCCACACCCGTTTCCGACCATTGTACGTGAGTTCCAGCGTATGATTGGCGAAGAGACCAAAGTACAGATCCTCGAAAAAGAGGGTCGCCTGCCGGATGCGGTGATCGCCTGCGTGGGCGGCGGCTCCAACGCCATCGGGATGTTTGCCGATTTCATCAATGAACCAGACGTGGGACTGATTGGCGTGGAGCCAGGCGGTCACGGAATTGAAACCGGTGAACACGGTGCGCCGTTGAAGCACGGCCGCGTTGGGATCTATTTCGGCATGAAAGCGCCAATGATGCAGACCGAAGAGGGACAGATCGAGGAATCCTACTCCATCTCTGCGGGTCTCGACTTCCCGTCCGTCGGACCACAGCATGCGTATCTGAACAGCATCGGTCGCGCCGACTACGTGTCGATCACCGATGACGAAGCGCTGGACGCGTTTAAAACGCTCTGTCTGCACGAAGGCATTATTCCGGCGCTCGAGTCGTCACACGCCCTGGCCCACGCGCTGAAAATGATGCGTGAAGATCCGGAAAAAGAGCAACTGCTGGTGGTTAACCTTTCCGGACGCGGTGACAAAGATATTTTCACAGTACACGATATTCTGAAAGCGCGAGGGGAAATCTGA
- the trpA gene encoding tryptophan synthase subunit alpha, whose amino-acid sequence MERYESLFARLNDRKEGAFVPFVTLGDPGVEQSLKIIDALIEAGADALELGIPFSDPLADGPTIQSATLRAFAAGVTPTRCFEMLAAIREKHPTIPIGLLMYANLVFSKGIDAFYAQCEKVGVDSVLVADVPIEESAPFRQAALRHNIAPIFICPPNADDDLLRQIASHGRGYTYLLSRAGVTGAENRAALPLHHLVEKLKEYNAAPSLQGFGISAPDQVSAAIDAGAAGAISGSAIVKIIEKNVAQPEQMLTELKTFVSGLKAATRR is encoded by the coding sequence ATGGAACGCTATGAAAGCCTGTTTGCACGACTGAACGATCGCAAGGAAGGTGCCTTTGTTCCCTTCGTGACCCTCGGCGACCCGGGCGTTGAGCAGTCACTGAAAATTATCGATGCCCTGATTGAGGCGGGTGCGGATGCGCTGGAGTTAGGGATCCCGTTCTCCGACCCGCTCGCCGATGGCCCGACCATTCAGAGCGCCACGCTGCGCGCGTTTGCCGCCGGCGTTACGCCGACCCGCTGTTTTGAGATGCTGGCCGCCATCCGCGAAAAGCACCCCACCATTCCCATTGGTCTGCTGATGTATGCGAATCTGGTATTCAGCAAAGGCATTGACGCGTTTTACGCACAGTGCGAAAAAGTCGGCGTCGACTCTGTGCTGGTCGCTGACGTGCCGATTGAAGAGTCCGCGCCATTCCGCCAGGCCGCGCTGCGCCACAACATTGCGCCGATCTTCATCTGTCCGCCGAATGCCGATGACGACCTGCTGCGCCAGATTGCCTCCCATGGCCGGGGTTATACCTATCTGCTGTCGCGGGCAGGCGTAACAGGCGCAGAAAACCGTGCCGCGCTGCCGCTTCATCATCTGGTAGAAAAGCTGAAAGAGTACAATGCTGCACCTTCTTTGCAGGGTTTTGGCATTTCGGCACCGGACCAGGTTTCTGCCGCCATTGATGCGGGTGCCGCAGGGGCGATCTCCGGCTCAGCGATCGTCAAAATCATCGAAAAGAACGTCGCGCAACCCGAGCAGATGCTCACAGAACTGAAGACATTCGTCAGCGGGTTAAAAGCCGCTACCCGCCGGTAA
- the rnm gene encoding RNase RNM, which yields MSDTNYAVIYDLHSHTTASDGRLTPEALVHRAVEMRVGTLAITDHDTTAAIPAASEEISRSGLALNLIPGVEISTVWENHEIHIVGLNIDIEKPAMCAFLAQQTERRQQRARLIADRLDKAHIPGAWEGALRLADGGAVTRGHFARYLVECGKATTMADVFKKYLARGKTGYVPPQWCTIEQAIDVIHHSGGKAVLAHPGRYDLSAKWLKRLVAYFAQHRGDAMEVAQCQQSPNERTQLAALARQHQLWASQGSDFHQPCPWIELGRKLWLPAGVEGVWQTWEQPQNTTVREV from the coding sequence TTGAGCGACACGAATTACGCTGTGATTTATGACCTGCACAGTCACACAACGGCATCCGATGGACGACTGACGCCAGAGGCGTTAGTCCACCGCGCCGTCGAGATGCGCGTAGGCACGCTGGCGATTACTGACCATGACACCACAGCCGCGATCCCCGCGGCAAGCGAAGAAATTTCACGTTCTGGCCTCGCGCTGAATCTGATCCCTGGCGTTGAGATCTCGACAGTCTGGGAGAATCACGAAATTCATATCGTGGGTCTGAATATCGACATTGAAAAACCGGCGATGTGCGCGTTTCTGGCGCAACAGACGGAACGCCGCCAGCAGCGCGCACGACTCATTGCCGACCGACTGGATAAAGCCCATATTCCTGGCGCGTGGGAAGGGGCGTTGCGCCTTGCCGACGGGGGCGCGGTGACCCGCGGTCATTTTGCCCGTTATCTGGTGGAGTGCGGCAAAGCGACCACCATGGCGGATGTCTTTAAAAAATATCTCGCACGCGGGAAAACAGGATACGTTCCGCCACAGTGGTGTACAATAGAACAAGCTATTGATGTCATTCATCATTCTGGCGGCAAGGCGGTACTGGCTCATCCTGGTCGGTACGATCTTAGCGCTAAGTGGCTGAAAAGACTGGTGGCGTATTTTGCGCAACATCGCGGTGATGCGATGGAAGTCGCACAGTGCCAACAGTCCCCCAATGAGCGTACGCAACTGGCCGCGCTCGCCCGCCAGCATCAGCTATGGGCATCGCAAGGGTCTGATTTTCATCAGCCTTGTCCGTGGATCGAGTTGGGGCGCAAGCTCTGGCTGCCGGCAGGCGTTGAAGGCGTCTGGCAGACGTGGGAGCAGCCGCAGAACACCACAGTGAGGGAAGTATGA
- the trpE gene encoding anthranilate synthase component I, translating to MQTSKPTLELITCDAAYRKNPTELFHQVCGDRPATLLLESADIDSKDDLKSLLLVDSALRITAFGDTVTIQALTDNGATLLALLDAALPAGVENEHQDRGRVLRFPPVSPLLDEDARLCALSVFDAFRLLQELVNVPAQEREAMFFGGLFAYDLVAGFEDLPQLEAGNRCPDYCFYLAETLMVIDHQKQSTRIQASLFSDNDAEKQRLTARLARLSQQLTEPAPPLPVVPVPQMRCECNQSDEEFGAVVRSMQKAIRAGEIFQVVPSRRFSLPCPSPLAAYYVLKKSNPSPYMFFMQDNDFTLFGASPESSLKYDAASRQIEIYPIAGTRPRGRRADGSLDRDLDSRIELEMRTDHKELSEHLMLVDLARNDLARICTPGSRYVADLTKVDRYSYVMHLVSRVVGELRSDLDVLHAYRACMNMGTLSGAPKVRAMQLIAAAEGRRRGSYGGAVGYFTAHGDLDTCIVIRSALVEDGIATVQAGAGIVLDSVPQSEADETRNKARAVLRAIATAHHAQETF from the coding sequence ATGCAGACATCAAAACCGACACTCGAACTCATTACCTGCGACGCTGCCTATCGTAAAAACCCGACGGAGTTGTTCCATCAGGTTTGCGGCGATCGACCGGCAACGCTGCTGCTGGAATCGGCGGATATCGACAGTAAAGACGATCTCAAAAGCCTGTTGCTGGTGGATAGCGCGCTGCGCATTACCGCCTTTGGTGACACTGTCACCATTCAGGCCTTAACCGATAACGGTGCAACGCTGCTGGCGCTGCTGGATGCGGCACTTCCCGCAGGCGTTGAGAATGAGCATCAGGACCGGGGACGCGTGCTGCGTTTCCCACCGGTCAGCCCGCTATTAGACGAGGATGCGCGTCTGTGCGCACTCTCGGTATTTGACGCTTTCCGCCTGTTGCAGGAACTGGTCAACGTCCCGGCGCAGGAGCGCGAAGCGATGTTCTTCGGAGGCCTGTTTGCTTACGATCTGGTTGCGGGTTTCGAAGATTTACCGCAGCTTGAAGCCGGTAACCGCTGCCCGGACTACTGTTTCTATCTGGCGGAAACCCTGATGGTGATCGACCATCAGAAACAAAGCACCCGCATTCAGGCCAGTCTGTTCAGCGATAATGACGCTGAGAAACAGCGCCTTACTGCGCGACTGGCCCGTCTGAGTCAGCAGTTGACGGAGCCGGCGCCGCCGTTGCCGGTCGTTCCCGTGCCGCAGATGCGCTGCGAGTGCAATCAGAGCGATGAAGAGTTTGGTGCTGTGGTGCGCTCAATGCAAAAAGCGATTCGCGCCGGGGAAATTTTCCAGGTGGTTCCGTCCCGTCGCTTCTCTCTGCCCTGCCCGTCGCCGCTGGCGGCTTATTATGTGCTGAAGAAAAGCAATCCCAGCCCGTACATGTTCTTTATGCAGGACAACGATTTCACCCTGTTCGGCGCGTCGCCGGAAAGCTCGCTGAAATACGATGCCGCCAGCCGCCAGATTGAAATTTACCCGATTGCCGGCACGCGTCCTCGCGGTCGTCGTGCCGACGGTTCGCTTGATCGCGATCTCGACAGCCGCATTGAGCTGGAGATGCGCACCGATCATAAAGAACTTTCCGAACACCTGATGCTGGTTGACCTGGCACGTAACGATCTCGCCCGCATCTGTACGCCGGGTAGTCGCTATGTAGCCGACCTGACCAAGGTTGACCGCTATTCCTATGTCATGCACCTGGTCTCCCGCGTCGTCGGCGAATTGCGCAGCGATCTCGATGTACTGCACGCCTACCGTGCCTGCATGAACATGGGCACCCTCAGCGGCGCACCGAAAGTACGGGCAATGCAGTTGATTGCCGCAGCGGAAGGCCGTCGACGCGGCAGCTATGGCGGCGCAGTCGGTTACTTTACCGCGCACGGCGATCTGGATACCTGCATTGTGATCCGTTCCGCACTGGTGGAAGACGGTATCGCCACCGTCCAGGCCGGTGCCGGTATTGTGCTCGATTCTGTCCCTCAGTCAGAAGCCGACGAAACCCGTAATAAAGCGCGCGCGGTCCTGCGTGCCATTGCCACCGCGCACCACGCACAGGAGACTTTCTGA
- a CDS encoding GGDEF domain-containing protein, which yields MKIVQDSLRNRQALIISALITLLFTSLFLFIIYEQRLAAVNEGMNRLQTRMLDIFNDNEMIADATGVRYRQIKTAGQCGEMSQFTPRGEAWGINADSKRIHSASGAMVARKPTVNALCMFAAAEFIRSRVNALNPGNFDAHRYIIADDASYFYWFTPADAKAFDYHTSKMARNISSFFLPPVDFYTRLLEKSVKTKALSSTDFYDDRITDEKAFSVVSYIYDLSGNEISDHIVGYLVYDHAKPELQEALRDAFDRQVPHGLNVSLVNTLNQQSLCLSGDCHKRPEIRFKVLSEKYVIHYAISLSGFAMHDTQAGLLILMAPFFFVLIMMGLKSWLNESDLKIYIDSLTGCFNRKILDIIKRRDLSNSSVVLVDCNKFKAINDTWGHVAGDRALQVIANRMLSNTRTSDDLVIRTGGDEFVIVLYQAKTADAVAIAERIAHQINAYQFIVQDTQVPLSISWGVAEVIAGIDDAIQNADGEMYKMKQTKG from the coding sequence GTGAAAATTGTGCAGGACAGTTTAAGAAACAGACAGGCACTTATTATTTCAGCGTTGATCACGCTGCTGTTTACGTCGCTTTTCCTGTTCATTATCTATGAGCAGCGACTGGCGGCCGTCAATGAAGGGATGAACCGTCTGCAAACGCGGATGCTCGATATCTTTAATGATAATGAAATGATCGCCGATGCTACCGGTGTGCGCTACCGGCAGATCAAAACTGCCGGCCAGTGTGGGGAGATGTCACAGTTTACTCCCCGTGGAGAAGCCTGGGGAATTAACGCCGACAGTAAACGCATTCACTCCGCATCGGGAGCAATGGTGGCGCGTAAGCCGACTGTCAACGCGCTGTGTATGTTTGCCGCCGCTGAGTTTATTCGCAGCAGGGTCAATGCACTTAATCCGGGAAATTTCGATGCCCATCGCTATATTATTGCCGATGATGCGAGCTATTTTTACTGGTTCACTCCCGCCGATGCTAAAGCATTTGATTATCACACGTCGAAGATGGCGCGAAATATTTCCAGCTTCTTTCTCCCTCCCGTCGATTTTTATACCCGTCTGCTGGAAAAGAGCGTCAAAACGAAGGCATTGAGCTCGACAGATTTTTATGACGATAGGATCACGGATGAGAAAGCCTTTAGCGTCGTGAGCTATATCTACGACCTCTCCGGCAATGAGATTTCCGACCATATCGTGGGCTATCTGGTTTACGACCATGCGAAGCCGGAACTTCAGGAAGCATTACGCGATGCTTTTGATCGGCAGGTGCCGCATGGGCTGAATGTTTCGCTGGTGAACACCCTGAATCAGCAGTCGCTGTGTCTGTCGGGAGACTGTCATAAACGCCCGGAAATCCGCTTTAAGGTGCTCTCTGAAAAGTACGTCATTCACTACGCCATATCGCTCAGCGGATTTGCGATGCATGACACCCAGGCCGGACTGCTGATCCTGATGGCACCGTTCTTCTTTGTGCTGATCATGATGGGATTAAAATCCTGGCTGAACGAGAGCGATCTGAAAATCTACATCGACTCGTTGACGGGCTGCTTCAACCGTAAAATTCTCGACATCATCAAGCGGCGGGATCTCTCGAACAGTTCAGTAGTGCTGGTTGATTGCAATAAATTTAAAGCGATTAACGATACCTGGGGGCACGTTGCTGGCGACAGAGCGCTACAGGTTATCGCCAACCGGATGTTGTCCAACACCCGCACCAGTGACGATCTGGTGATTCGTACCGGTGGGGATGAATTTGTGATCGTGCTGTATCAGGCGAAAACTGCCGATGCGGTCGCCATCGCTGAGCGTATCGCCCACCAGATCAATGCGTATCAATTTATCGTACAGGATACACAGGTACCGCTCTCCATTTCCTGGGGCGTTGCCGAAGTGATCGCGGGGATCGATGATGCTATTCAGAATGCGGATGGTGAGATGTACAAAATGAAGCAGACTAAAGGATAA
- the trpD gene encoding bifunctional anthranilate synthase glutamate amidotransferase component TrpG/anthranilate phosphoribosyltransferase TrpD: protein MADILLLDNIDSFTYNLADQLRTNGHNVVIYRNHIPAQTLIERLATMKNPVLVLSPGPGVPSEAGCMPELLTRLRGKLPIIGICLGHQAIVEAYGGYVGQAGEILHGKASSIEHDGQAMFAGLTNPLPVARYHSLIGSNVPAGLTINAHFNGMVMAVRHDADRVCGLQFHPESILTTQGARLLEQTLAWAQQKLEPTNTLQPILEKLYQAQTLSQQESHQLFSAVVRGELKPEQLAAALVSMKIRGEHPNEIAGAATALLENAAPFPRPDYLFADIVGTGGDGSNSINISTASAFVAAACGLKVAKHGNRSVSSKSGSSDLLAAFGINLDMNADRSRQALDDLGVCFLFAPKYHTGFRHAMPVRQQLKTRTLFNVLGPLINPAHPPLALIGVYSPELVLPIAETLRVLGYQRAAVVHSGGMDEVSLHAPTIVAELHDGEIKSYQLTADDFGLTPYHQEQLAGGTPEENRDILTRLLQGKGDAAHEAAVAANVAMLMRLHGEEDLKANAQTVLEVLHSGSAYDRVTALAARG from the coding sequence ATGGCTGACATTCTGCTGCTCGATAACATCGACTCATTTACCTATAACCTGGCAGATCAGCTGCGTACCAACGGTCACAACGTGGTGATTTACCGTAACCATATTCCGGCCCAGACCCTGATTGAGCGTCTCGCCACCATGAAGAACCCGGTTCTGGTACTTTCTCCCGGTCCAGGCGTGCCCAGTGAAGCGGGCTGTATGCCGGAACTGCTGACGCGTCTGCGTGGCAAGCTACCGATTATCGGCATCTGCCTGGGACATCAGGCGATTGTCGAAGCCTATGGCGGCTACGTCGGCCAGGCCGGCGAGATCCTGCACGGTAAGGCGTCCAGCATTGAACACGATGGACAGGCTATGTTTGCCGGTCTGACAAATCCACTGCCGGTTGCGCGCTATCACTCTCTGATCGGCAGCAACGTTCCTGCTGGCCTGACCATTAACGCCCACTTTAACGGCATGGTGATGGCAGTACGTCACGACGCCGATCGCGTTTGCGGTTTACAGTTCCATCCGGAGTCCATTCTGACCACCCAGGGCGCACGCCTGCTCGAACAGACGCTGGCCTGGGCGCAGCAGAAGCTGGAGCCGACCAATACGCTGCAGCCGATCCTCGAAAAACTGTATCAGGCGCAGACCCTGAGTCAGCAGGAAAGCCACCAGCTGTTCTCCGCCGTCGTGCGCGGTGAACTGAAGCCGGAACAACTGGCTGCCGCTCTGGTCAGCATGAAGATTCGTGGTGAGCATCCGAATGAGATTGCCGGTGCGGCAACCGCTTTGCTGGAAAATGCCGCGCCCTTCCCACGCCCGGACTATCTGTTCGCCGATATTGTCGGTACCGGCGGTGACGGCAGCAACAGCATTAATATCTCTACCGCCAGCGCATTTGTTGCAGCGGCGTGCGGCCTGAAGGTGGCTAAACACGGCAATCGCAGCGTCTCCAGTAAATCCGGTTCGTCGGATCTGCTGGCTGCCTTCGGTATCAATCTTGATATGAATGCCGACAGATCGCGTCAGGCGCTGGACGACCTGGGTGTCTGTTTCTTGTTCGCGCCGAAATATCACACCGGTTTCCGCCACGCGATGCCGGTACGTCAGCAGCTGAAGACCCGTACGTTGTTCAACGTGCTGGGGCCGCTGATTAACCCGGCGCACCCGCCGCTGGCGTTGATTGGCGTCTACAGCCCTGAACTGGTTCTGCCGATTGCCGAAACCCTGCGGGTGCTGGGTTACCAGCGTGCAGCGGTCGTTCACAGCGGCGGAATGGATGAAGTCTCCCTGCATGCGCCGACGATTGTGGCGGAACTGCATGATGGCGAGATCAAAAGCTATCAGCTGACGGCGGACGACTTCGGCCTGACCCCTTACCATCAGGAACAACTGGCAGGCGGCACGCCGGAAGAAAACCGTGACATTCTGACACGCTTACTACAAGGTAAAGGTGACGCCGCCCACGAGGCTGCCGTTGCCGCAAACGTCGCAATGTTGATGCGACTGCATGGTGAAGAAGATCTCAAGGCTAATGCGCAAACCGTTCTCGAGGTATTGCACAGTGGTTCCGCTTATGACCGAGTCACCGCTCTGGCGGCAAGAGGGTAA
- a CDS encoding L-threonylcarbamoyladenylate synthase, whose translation MSQFFYIHPDNPQQRLINQAVEIVRKGGVIVYPTDSGYALGCKIEDKGAMERICRIRQLPDGHNFTLMCRDLSELSTYSFVDNVAFRLIKNNTPGNYTFILKGTKEVPRRLLQEKRKTIGLRVPSNPIALELLQALGEPMLSTSLMLPGSEFTESDPEEIKDRLEKQVDLIIHGGYLGQQPTTVIDLTDDSPVVLREGVGDVKPFM comes from the coding sequence ATGAGCCAGTTTTTTTATATTCATCCTGATAACCCACAGCAGCGTCTGATCAACCAGGCGGTTGAGATTGTGCGTAAGGGCGGGGTGATTGTGTATCCAACCGATTCCGGCTATGCGCTCGGTTGTAAAATTGAAGACAAAGGCGCGATGGAACGGATTTGCCGTATTCGTCAGTTGCCGGACGGGCACAACTTCACCCTGATGTGCCGCGATTTGTCCGAGTTGTCGACCTATTCGTTTGTCGACAACGTGGCCTTTCGCCTGATTAAAAACAATACGCCGGGTAACTACACCTTCATCCTGAAAGGGACGAAAGAGGTACCGCGTCGGCTGTTGCAGGAAAAACGCAAGACCATCGGTCTGCGAGTGCCGTCAAACCCGATCGCGCTCGAACTGTTGCAGGCGTTGGGCGAGCCAATGCTCTCCACCTCGCTGATGCTACCGGGCAGTGAATTTACCGAGTCCGATCCGGAAGAAATTAAAGATCGCCTGGAAAAACAGGTCGATCTGATTATCCATGGCGGTTATCTGGGCCAGCAGCCAACAACAGTGATTGATTTAACCGATGACTCCCCGGTTGTCTTGCGCGAAGGCGTTGGAGATGTGAAGCCATTCATGTAA
- the trpCF gene encoding bifunctional indole-3-glycerol-phosphate synthase TrpC/phosphoribosylanthranilate isomerase TrpF, which translates to MQTVLAKIVADKAIWVEARKQQQPLASFQNDAQPSSRHFYDALQGTRTAFILECKKASPSKGVIRNDFDPARIAGVYKHYASAISVLTDEKYFQGSFDFLPIVSRIAPQPILCKDFIIDPYQIYLARYYQADACLLMLSVLDDEQYRQLSAVAHSLNMGVLTEVSNEAELERAIALGAKVVGINNRDLRDLSIDLNRTRQLAPKLGQGVTVISESGINTYAQVRELSHFANGFLIGSALMAHDDLNAAVRRVLLGENKVCGLTRPEDAKAACESGAIYGGLIFVPSSPRFVSDEQARAVRSAAPLHYVGVFRNHDIADVCEKATQLSLKAVQLHGREDQAYVDALRAALPEDVQIWKALSVGDTLPARDYQHVDKYVLDNGQGGSGQRFDWSLLQGQSLDNVLLAGGLGADNCVDAAKAGCAGLDFNSGVESQPGIKDARLLASVFQTLRAY; encoded by the coding sequence ATGCAAACCGTTTTAGCGAAAATCGTCGCAGACAAGGCGATCTGGGTGGAAGCCCGCAAACAGCAACAACCGTTGGCCAGTTTTCAGAACGACGCTCAGCCCAGCTCGCGTCATTTCTATGATGCCTTACAGGGCACACGTACGGCCTTTATTCTGGAGTGCAAGAAAGCCTCTCCGTCCAAAGGCGTGATCCGCAATGACTTTGACCCGGCGCGCATTGCCGGGGTATACAAGCATTACGCCTCCGCCATTTCCGTTCTGACCGACGAGAAGTATTTCCAGGGCAGCTTTGATTTCCTGCCCATCGTGAGCCGCATCGCGCCGCAGCCGATTCTGTGTAAGGACTTTATTATCGACCCTTACCAGATCTACCTTGCGCGCTATTATCAGGCGGACGCCTGCCTGTTGATGCTTTCCGTTCTCGACGACGAGCAGTATCGCCAGCTTTCTGCCGTGGCACACAGCCTGAACATGGGCGTGCTGACGGAAGTCAGTAATGAGGCCGAACTGGAACGCGCCATTGCGCTCGGCGCGAAAGTGGTCGGGATTAACAATCGCGACCTGCGCGATCTGTCGATTGATTTGAATCGTACCCGGCAACTGGCACCGAAACTGGGTCAGGGTGTGACGGTGATTAGTGAATCAGGGATCAATACTTACGCCCAGGTCCGCGAACTGAGCCACTTTGCCAATGGTTTCCTGATTGGTTCCGCGCTGATGGCGCATGACGATCTCAACGCCGCCGTGCGCCGTGTGCTGCTCGGAGAAAATAAAGTCTGCGGCCTGACGCGTCCGGAAGATGCCAAAGCCGCCTGTGAATCCGGCGCGATTTATGGCGGACTGATCTTTGTCCCGTCTTCTCCACGCTTTGTCAGCGATGAGCAGGCACGCGCGGTGCGGTCCGCCGCCCCGCTGCATTATGTCGGCGTATTTCGCAACCATGATATCGCCGACGTCTGCGAAAAAGCGACGCAGCTTTCGCTGAAAGCCGTACAACTGCATGGTCGCGAAGACCAGGCGTACGTTGATGCCCTGCGCGCCGCGCTGCCTGAAGACGTACAGATCTGGAAAGCGCTGAGCGTCGGCGACACCCTCCCGGCCCGCGATTATCAGCATGTGGACAAGTACGTGCTGGATAACGGCCAGGGCGGTAGCGGTCAGCGTTTTGACTGGTCGTTACTGCAAGGACAGTCGCTGGATAACGTATTGCTGGCGGGTGGTCTTGGCGCGGATAACTGCGTCGACGCGGCGAAAGCCGGCTGTGCCGGTCTCGATTTTAATTCTGGTGTAGAGTCACAGCCGGGCATCAAAGATGCACGCCTTCTGGCTTCGGTATTTCAGACACTGCGCGCATATTAA